In the Ctenopharyngodon idella isolate HZGC_01 chromosome 21, HZGC01, whole genome shotgun sequence genome, GTGATGCTGCAcaagcacagaaaaaaaaatacagcgtGGTAAATTACAGAGGGTATAAGAAAATCTCCCAAGATCATTTcttttggatataaacactttGAAATTGACCATATTTATAAAGGGAGATTTGCTGTGTACATAATAATTGGCAAAGGATATCGGACTCGAACTTCATtcatcacttcaaaaaggaaagcTACTGTATGTAAGCTAACCTGTTCGTTATAGTTAAATCAAGAGAGAATAATGGTCAAAACAGCATGCTTCTctatacaaaaatatgttttcaatTGTAGCTTAAGGCTGACAATAGATTATTCGTATTGTGTGCTTTTTTGTTACAGAGAGGTCTGTCTGCAGAGAAGTTCTGCGAGCTGTGCAGCATGGTGTTCAGCTCTCCCACTGTGGCCAAGTCGCACTATGAGGGCAAAGTTCATGCCAAGAACATGAGAAAAACCAATCCTCCACCACCTGGAGGTGAGTAAAATCAAACTGGGTTCTGTTGAGTTTGGCTCGTCACCATTTTGAGCAAAACCACCTTTCAAATTATTCTACTTTCAGTGCCCGTCGTAGAATCCACATCTCCTGTTGCCCTCCCATCAGTGAATACTGTGCAAAATCCAATCAGTCAGGAGCAGAGCGACACTTCTGGTTTGGCTGATCAAGAGATTGACCTCAGTGATCCCAACAAGTACTGTGCTCTGTGCAGTGCTTCCTTCAACAACCCTCTGGTTGCTCAGCAGCACTACAGCGGCCGGAAGCATCAGCGGAACCAGTCCCGACAGGAAATGCTGGACCAGATGGGGGAACAGTCAGAACATGGTATACATTAAAGTACATCTATGTCAaccaaattaattaatataaaaattaataaatgttttgatttaataatatttataatttgcttaattatttaattttgaataaacttatttaattattttaaattaattgtataattaaAGTATATAAAGCATAACAATTATTTTAGGAGGTCATATGTAATCCATTAATGTAAACAGATATGCTGTAGTCAATGGATGGTTGACTGATTTTAAAGATTCATATTTGACAATTTGaaatttgctttattttcttgTTATTAAACCCTATTTCTTGTACTATTTTGTTTTCCTCTCACTACACATTACAGTGAGCTCCCTGACTTGTCCGATTTGCTGTCTGACGCTCAGCTCAATAGAGATGTACCAGGCACACATGCAGGGTAACAAACACTTTGTCAAGTGAGTGACATTACTCTTATTAGTTATTTCATCTTATGCTTTATTGTGTTGCAGCCCCTAGGGTTTGTACCTTGTTTTAGGAGACTGAGGCCACATCCACacaaagccagagctttccctaatcttttttttcttcctcgctctaaaaaaaaaattccataagTACGGcgtcgtctcaagaaatatctgcgtacacacgtAACCACTGAAACCAACTCAAATTGATGTggtatacatgccagaccagtatgtggctgtaattctgccacagagatacactaaagacttggagcatgtatacaaactttagtaaagcttagtaataaagctttattttagtaaagttAATAGGCCCAGTAGCTTCTGcggcacgaacacaagcatgtagtttgctattgttgttgttgttgctgttacgtgacgtagcattgtctgactagggtcgagacgtggggtgatgaccatcgtttcacaaaatatacggattggctgtacacacaaaaacgtgtGTGTCGTTtccagatttatccactctgggacccggtttaaaaaaatagcggtttcaggctcccaaaatGCCGGATCCATCTGGACATAAACCTTAGTTTTCATTAGCGATAGGTCGATATATCGACCAGGCCGATTAGTCAgccaatattttacatttttacattatcgATATAACCATGAATGCTTCATGAATGAACTTCCAAGTGAATATGGTCTgctttcaaatattttaaagtaaaaatgaaatCAGAATTAATCTAATTTACTTTCTAAATACGCCTTCATAGTAGGGCTGGGTGATAAACAATATCATATCAAGATTGCAATAAAATTTGCATCGATGACGACGATAAGCTCTGGATATTTTTACTCGATATGGAACAACCTATCACACAGCAGAAATAAACGCAACAACAGCCAGTCAGTGCATGTTTCTAAGAAGTGATTTCTGCGTTTCTCTGTGAATGAGTGCCGTAGATTCGTCTGATACATAAATGCTCACCATGTTTTCAGCGTCTGCTGTCTCAATATATGAGGGCATGAACACATGCCTGTTGAAACCAGAAGACAGTTCTGTTGTTCAGCAtcttatttcataaaaaaaaaaaaaaaatgcaatggttttttgttgtaaattgttatattttcatttgattacattttaaaagcttgattaaattgttaatgtttatatacatttgtattaaataataagACACCAAATCCcaagaaaataaaatggaaaacacagaatatagggaaaaataaaatggatttcatgGGGCCTAAGTTAAAAGGTAGCTATTCTGTGGAGTTAAATTGTGTTAattgttaaaaagttaaaaagtgttgtgttaaaaagttaattttctttaaaatgttcatACATATTGCTATTACTTCTGCATTTTACTTATTTGCGTACGCTATTGTTAAACCCATATTGGTTGATCAATAGTTTACGTGCAACGATTTTAATCTTAATCTGCTTGTTATCAGCCATCTGAATCAGTGAAAGTGACTtcattctttttcattcttcttGGTACTTAGAGAGAAGAAAGTTATTGAGCTGTGCAAATCTCAGAAGAAAGTGTATGACTCCTTCCAGGATGAGCTGGCTGACTACATCCAGGTGCAGAAGGCCCGGGGACTGGAGCCCAAAGCAGGGCTGGGCACTGTGGGACAAGCAAGCAAGGTTCTGGATGAGAGTGCAACAGAAGGTTCACTGACAGGAGAAGAGATACCTCATCCTGGCCAGTTGATACCCCACCCTGGCCAGTTGATGCCACATTTTCCGCCTCCTGGTTTCCCTCGACCTCACTGGCACCCACAATTCCAGTCTCAGGTCCCTCAGTTTGGCTTTGGGGTGACTGGCCCTGTCCCACCCTATCAGCCGGGATATATACCACATTCCCGTCCTCCATTCATACCTGGTCAACTATATAAAAAGGGGAGGAGCCCTGATTCATTTAGCTCCTCCTCATTCTCAGGCTCCTCCTCCTACACTAGCAGCAGTagtgacagcagcagcagttaCGACAGCAGAGAGAGGAGGAGACGGAAGAAGAAGATGAGAAAGCACGGAAAGAGCAAAAGAGATCAGGAGGATGGGTCTGATACGGAAAAGAGAGGAAGGGAAGGAGTAGCGGAACGAGGGGAAAGGAAAAAGAGGCGGAAGGGAGACAGGAGAGGAAGTGTAGAAGGAGAAGATGATAGAAATAAGAAATGGAAggagagaagaaaaagagaTAGAAGCTCTAGTGAAGATGAGGAAAGCAGAAGTAAAAGAAGACAAAGCAAGAAAAGGAGGAGGCATAGGGATGGACATCATGAAAAGAGACAAAAAGAAGAGGAGCTCTTGGAGAAACAAGAAGTTGAAGTGCAAAATGAGGAAGCACAGGGAAGGATGGAGGAACATGGGGAGGAAAGGACAGAAACAAAAGATggcaaacaaaaacataaaaaagagaagaaaaaaggaaaagagaAGACAAACCAAGAAGACAACAGGACAGAGGAGGAAAGGCTCTGGGATGAGACTATTCTTGGTGTTTTTTAAAGACTATTCGATGATGGTTTGACAGTATTGTTGTAATAAAACTGCACGGGACCTCAGAAGAGCACTGAAATCTCCTGGACCCATCTCACTATTTATGCTCTCTGAAGAACTCTTAAGGCCTTTCTTTCATACAGAAATTCATCTGCTCTCAATTCCTTTTTAAAGGatcaaaaaatgacaattttgtcatcatttactcaccctcatttatTTTCAACCCATAggactttcttttttcactggaacacaaaagtagatgttttgaagaatgttcatggTACATTTTGCCAATGCAATGGAATGGAAGCTGTCAGTCTCCAAAAATATGTAGTCAATACAACTTATGCACTATATTCTGAATTTTAGTGAGGTACAGATCAAAATTTATGTTGATATTCacttaaaatattgaaaatgatTCCACATATTCAAACTTGCTGTGACACTCAAGAACCTACAGTGTTTGTCAAACACAAAGCTGTTATATTGTGTCAAAAGACTTCATATTGCAAGTGGTTTGAGCAACCTGGTACATTTAAAAGAGCAGTGTAAACATTATTCTAAACCtcctcttttgtgttccacagaacaaaggaagtcatacaagtttggaatgacatgagggtgagaaaatggtgtgaaaattgtcattctaggatgaactattcctttgaaTGCTCAGGACTACAGACTATATAGGATGTCTCTAGAGCTGCACTTCTCTCTTGGAGAAATCAGTAGAAATTTTATACCTTGTGATGTGATGCAAAAACACTACATGAGCCATCCACCCATGTATCCTTCAACTTGCTTCAGgcttttcatcaaataaatccCTCTCACTGTTTATATCAGCATAGATATAGTATTTATTGTTGAATGTTTTCTAAAAATCTCATACATGAACTTTTCCTTATGTTCATGACTTATTAGAAGCATTTCCACTTTTAGCCTCAAGGGGGTGCTGATTGCCAGCATGAACACTGTATCTGGATCAGCCTTGAAATGCTTTTCAGACCCTGACTTTGTGTTcaagaaagacgtcaataatgAACGTCAAGAATAAAATGGAGTTGTCTGAATAGAGGTTAGATTtgtatattataaacatttccCTGTATCAGAAGAGCTGCAATCCtttgttttgttgcatttctgtgtgtgtgtgtgtgtgtgtgtgtgaaagagtaATGTAACATCAGCCTCATTcgatgcagcagcagcatacaggaatatttttgtttgcagGTCTAACAGGTGCAGAAGTTGAATGAGGACAAGACTACTCTGTTGACCTCTTTCTTGCATAGAGCTGTATTTCCCTTTTTGAGAGTTCAAACAATTATCACAATCAAGAAAAATTGTTGTGCTGCGTATCTGATATCCAATGGCCCCATTAAACAATTTTCAACTCAATTCTTGGTTTTAGAGAACTTTCTTAGGGAATATTTTTATTGTGGGACGATGATTGTGTTTCAGAGGAAATGATACTTGAAAATGCAGAACGCAAAATACATgattcagccaaaaatgacaattctgtaaTTTACTAACCCTTGTGTCTTTCCAAACTCATATGTGAATTGGGTCCAATATGACGataaaaagcatcataaaaatgATCATAAAAGACTTGTGCACTGTCTTTTGaaactaaattattattttttttagtcatgaacacaccaaaaaatagttagaaaatagttattttaaattgcaaatatacactgtaaacccgaaaaaagttggcaaaactcaaaaaaattcaGGTAATCAGTTGCATCAAAAATTTTAAGAAATTCAGAAAAACAGAACTGGCATATTtcaattttgtactcatacattaaacttaaaattatcatttaacattaacttatgttttaaagatttatttttgcctttactatgataggacagtaagcagacaggaagtgaagtgggagagagagggggtGACGGGATCGGGAAAGGCCCGCGATCCGGGACTCGAACTCTAGTCGCCCAAAGCAAAATGCCGTTATATGTCGGCGTGCTGCCCAAAAGGCTAGCAGCGCCAACatcttaaattatatttttagtagtgaaaatttagctagctataactagctaattcagcaaatgctaattggtaacacaatgactgcatccaaaatcgcgtactgttgagtaggagctacatttgattttaaatttacttcatgaccgttgaaaaagtatgttctatatagtacgaatgcgtgtagtatgaatgaatttggatgtactacatctgccatgttgttactgtcacatgacctaccagcgtcagttatgTCCCTTCAGCTCCATTcactctcccgtggcctcatgggatagtaaggccctgtcccaaatcgCACCCTAAATCCTCACGGTCTttctctgagtccgcacttttactcagcagaagtgcgcatcgagggcgcatagcagccgcaaagggggtgctcacgagcacccttctttaagcttaaatgacgaatgggacaccttatggtcttgtggacttaacggacacgcgcacgcagcggccattgtaagtccacaagaccgaaagtgcacatgaagtgccTAAAGTGCCCAtcgtatgcgcacttcagaatctcactggaAGTAATAAGTAATCCGGGTACTTTTCGTCTACTGTTTTACGAATACTATAAATTCGGAAATACTACTctgttcgcatactgtttttcgcctactatatagtagagaagtactcgattttggacgcagctaatgctttgataacattagcatagcatagcaaTTTCTGAAAGAGTACGGCAATATAGAACATTTATGAAATATCTGTTCTCAAACTAAGCCCATGCTCCACTTGTCACCCCCTCgcccagtttcaggtaaatttagtttgtctaaattaaaagaaacaagttcataaaacttaaaacaattaaacaattcaattacttaaaatgtgtcagtttcgtgaactcaaaagaaaaagaaagttctaaatacttattttataatttaatactttaatttgAATTTGCCCTACTCGCACCAATTATTTTGAGTTtcagggtttacagtgtatttcacaacattactatGTTTTACTGTGTTTCTGCATAagagactccaaacttttgactggtagtgtacatggAACGACATGATTGTGAGtagaaatgatgacataattcaCTTTATTTTGTGTGCAGGATGAATTCTAATGTTTGTAATTCTAATGATCATGTGTTGATCTTCAAATGCACTTtaatgcatattactaacacctGTATCTATAACACAGCGTTTGTACTTCAGAACTATATGAACCTTTTTCCTAAGCCTTTGTAACCGCAGAGTTCAAAGCCCTCCGTCGACACAAGCTCGTCGACAGTCGCACTGAAGCGTTCTCTCAAGCCCCCTGAGATCTCCTGTTTTCAAAGAATCGTGTGGTTCGGCTCCCTGTGTCTTTGTCGTACCCTCGACCTCCGAGGCATGTGCATCTCCCACATCCTCCCCTCTTCACGACCCCTCCACGTCCCATGAGCCCCTTCAGCCCTCCTCGCCAATGATCGAGATCTTAAACGCTTCAGCTCAAAACTCCCACACAAGCCCCCCTGAGCTTCAGGCTCCGAAGTCCCACACTCTCAAAAACTTCATTAGTGCAGTTTATCTAGAACGTGGAGTGGAAAACGAGCACGTTGGCTTGTTAAATGAGTTGAGAAATGTTGTGCTTCTGAACAAAACCAACGGTTTGACTTTGTGGTGCAAATGTTTAGCTGTGAGTTAGGCCTTCAGTTTGGTTCTTCAGGTTGTTTAGTGTCACTGACGTGTAAATTTAGTGCAATAATGACTTATAATGAAGTATTATGAACTAAATGTGTTTGTCCAACCTAGAGGCCTTGGAATAAACTGTGATCTGCTCTATCGATATGTGATTGTAGTGTAAAAGCAGTTTTACACTGTGAAAAAACGATGAGCAAgtttagcagttttttttttcattagtttAACCTAACTATTAATTCAGCCGATATGACAAGATCGAGTACATACAATTCatcataaaattttatattttcattactactctgtaaaaaaaaaaaaatcatgatttgttatcacattttttatgttgtcaaatcaacttagaaaattaatgtggttcagataacttaatattttgagtttctgttcatTATAAACcagtcgccttcattgtattaactcaaatttttaatttcaatgaactaaaaattttaaagcaaccaggtaacttacttttttaagttaaaccaacaattcttttttacagtgtatataaaatattactttatttttatccatttaaCTCAAAgtattcataaaataatttattttatggatacttttaagcattttcttgattttccttAGTAAATAAATTCAAAAGTGTAGGTTGTAGAAGAAGATGTAATGGCAATGCATTTTGGGGGAATAACATAACACAATAAACAAAAGTTTatcataaacaaaaaaaaaaatctctttttttcttttaattattttcccAAAAATGTATATGTACTCAAGGtgcgatttgttcaaaaaccaGAGGGGAAGATATTTGAATGAGAATGtcataattaaatttttaatatttaattgaaatataatatatatattaaatactaataatttaataaaacgtTTAGACAATGTAGAAATTCGATATAATTCCTTTAAAATGATTGgtaaaaatatggaaaataattgttttaacaattaactaaatggcatttttaaCAATTAACTTGACTATATGTGTCCTCATGAGGTATTAAGATAAGCTGTCAAACGTTTTGAACGCATTTCAAATTTGTATTATCTTTATTCCATCTTAGTCCAGGACAAATCATAGTGTCGCACACTTTTACTAGGCTGCTTACGACGCTCAAAACTAAATCTATCACCATACTGTCAGAAATGGGAAATGTATGTAGCCTACTCTATCAACACTTTGAGGTAAAAAGTATTTAGTTTGCCACGCTGCAACGTTGTTGGTTATATGCCGCCATCTGTACTTTATTAATGTGATTATTAATTGATTCATTAAGCGATTTTATAggttatttgttcattaatccAGCATTAGCAGTACGTTGAGTTGGATCTGTGATTAATTTCAGTCTTATCTGATATTCATCACAagtgt is a window encoding:
- the LOC127504039 gene encoding zinc finger matrin-type protein 1-like produces the protein MSELKASVSCSPQCAETDNIKNTDDINPETVQNTNTNISQVEEGSQSDSDFLKGLLTDNFCHVCEATLIHESQRVSHYEGKKHAQRVRMYLNNKAKMIKPSQECGGLLRGLSAEKFCELCSMVFSSPTVAKSHYEGKVHAKNMRKTNPPPPGVPVVESTSPVALPSVNTVQNPISQEQSDTSGLADQEIDLSDPNKYCALCSASFNNPLVAQQHYSGRKHQRNQSRQEMLDQMGEQSEHVSSLTCPICCLTLSSIEMYQAHMQGNKHFVKEKKVIELCKSQKKVYDSFQDELADYIQVQKARGLEPKAGLGTVGQASKVLDESATEGSLTGEEIPHPGQLIPHPGQLMPHFPPPGFPRPHWHPQFQSQVPQFGFGVTGPVPPYQPGYIPHSRPPFIPGQLYKKGRSPDSFSSSSFSGSSSYTSSSSDSSSSYDSRERRRRKKKMRKHGKSKRDQEDGSDTEKRGREGVAERGERKKRRKGDRRGSVEGEDDRNKKWKERRKRDRSSSEDEESRSKRRQSKKRRRHRDGHHEKRQKEEELLEKQEVEVQNEEAQGRMEEHGEERTETKDGKQKHKKEKKKGKEKTNQEDNRTEEERLWDETILGVF